One region of Priestia megaterium genomic DNA includes:
- a CDS encoding IDEAL domain-containing protein, translating to MKLFEGNLKVGDWVKGKSRDGELIYGYIKTINPSKKAALINVVKSDDEKMVGTTIGMMDEKIEKLPLQKTAHEEQILSLIDLALLTKDEAWFIELTAELKRVQDKKQG from the coding sequence GTGAAGCTATTTGAAGGAAATTTAAAAGTAGGCGACTGGGTCAAAGGAAAGTCTCGCGACGGTGAACTTATATACGGATATATAAAAACGATTAATCCATCTAAAAAAGCCGCACTAATCAATGTAGTGAAAAGTGATGATGAAAAAATGGTCGGCACAACCATTGGCATGATGGATGAAAAAATAGAGAAGCTGCCCCTTCAAAAAACGGCGCACGAAGAGCAGATTCTTTCATTGATTGATCTTGCGCTGCTAACAAAAGACGAAGCTTGGTTTATTGAATTAACAGCTGAATTAAAAAGAGTACAAGATAAAAAGCAAGGCTGA
- a CDS encoding GntP family permease, with product MDLLIILLSLGLLMLVAYRGFSVILFAPLCALLAVILTEPSYALPFFSNVFMEKMVGFIKNYFPVFLLGAVFGKMVEMSGVAESIAKTIVKVVGAKRAILAIVLMGAILTYSGVSLFVVAFAVYPFAANLFREANIPKRLVPGTIALGAISFTMDALPGTPQIQNVIPTTFFKTDIYAAPTLGIIGSVIVFSLGLWYLESRSKKARKAGEGYYGFNNELAAAAELEKESVPSTEPKYEPSVARQILAFVPLVLVGVANKFFTVSIPKWYPDGFDFAKIGLEAFGKVDLTAVVGIWSVELALVIGIITTIAYDWKRVTTGFQAGLNASIGGALLAAMNTGAEYGFGGVISSLPGFATVRDGISHTFTNPLVNGAVTTNILAGITGSASGGMGIALSAMGDKYVEAINQYNIPPEVMHRVVAMASGGMDTLPHNGAVITLLAITGLTHKQSYRDIFAITVIKTLACFLIIGIYSLTGLV from the coding sequence ATGGATTTGCTGATTATTTTGCTGTCTCTGGGGCTTTTGATGCTGGTTGCTTACCGCGGATTTTCAGTTATTTTGTTTGCTCCACTTTGTGCGCTGCTAGCCGTTATTTTAACGGAACCAAGCTATGCACTCCCATTTTTCTCAAACGTTTTTATGGAGAAAATGGTTGGATTTATTAAAAACTACTTCCCTGTCTTTCTATTAGGAGCAGTCTTCGGGAAGATGGTTGAAATGTCTGGAGTCGCTGAATCGATTGCGAAAACAATTGTTAAAGTCGTGGGGGCTAAACGTGCGATCTTGGCGATTGTTTTAATGGGAGCAATCTTAACCTACAGCGGCGTAAGTTTATTCGTTGTTGCGTTTGCAGTTTATCCGTTTGCGGCTAACTTATTCCGCGAAGCGAATATTCCAAAACGATTAGTACCGGGAACGATTGCATTAGGAGCTATTTCGTTTACCATGGATGCACTTCCGGGTACACCGCAAATTCAAAATGTTATTCCAACGACTTTTTTTAAAACAGACATCTATGCTGCTCCGACACTGGGGATTATCGGATCAGTTATTGTTTTTAGCTTAGGTCTTTGGTATTTAGAAAGCCGAAGTAAAAAAGCAAGAAAAGCTGGAGAAGGCTACTACGGATTTAATAATGAACTAGCAGCTGCTGCAGAGCTAGAAAAAGAGTCTGTACCTTCTACAGAACCTAAATATGAACCTAGCGTAGCAAGACAGATTTTAGCGTTTGTTCCGCTCGTGCTTGTAGGGGTTGCAAACAAATTTTTTACTGTTTCTATTCCAAAGTGGTACCCAGACGGTTTTGATTTTGCCAAAATTGGCCTTGAAGCGTTCGGAAAAGTAGATTTAACCGCAGTTGTTGGTATTTGGTCAGTGGAGTTAGCACTTGTTATTGGAATTATTACGACGATTGCGTATGACTGGAAGAGAGTGACCACCGGTTTCCAAGCGGGTCTTAACGCAAGTATTGGCGGAGCGCTTCTCGCTGCGATGAACACGGGAGCTGAGTATGGCTTTGGAGGCGTTATTTCATCTCTTCCTGGCTTTGCAACCGTTCGCGATGGTATTTCACATACCTTTACAAATCCGCTTGTCAATGGAGCCGTTACGACAAACATTTTAGCCGGTATTACAGGATCCGCTTCTGGAGGTATGGGAATTGCGCTTAGTGCGATGGGAGATAAGTATGTAGAAGCTATTAATCAATACAATATTCCTCCTGAAGTTATGCACAGAGTTGTAGCGATGGCATCAGGCGGTATGGATACGCTTCCTCATAACGGAGCCGTTATTACCCTGCTTGCTATTACCGGGTTAACCCACAAGCAGTCTTACCGAGATATTTTTGCCATCACTGTTATAAAAACGCTTGCATGTTTCTTAATCATTGGAATCTACAGCTTAACTGGACTCGTATAA
- a CDS encoding iron-containing alcohol dehydrogenase: MAIYELLVPRTVLYGEGSFSKIGEQAALLGTKALLISDDVMAKAGNVEACRRYLAEAGMDCAVYTGVNSEPTDIHLDEALAVCKMEQCDVVIALGGGSCIDTGKAVAVMMTNEGHLRTYFQNQQDFQGSPLPLVAVPTTAGTGSEVTKATVITDTAYDVKMMLARPQLLPDTAIVDPLLTLSCPKHVTAATGIDALSHAVEAYLSKKAHPFTDSLALQAIELIMKNIRLVYRNGENVQARNEMAYASMLAGMAFSNSSVALVHGMSRPIGALFHVPHGISNAMLLPAVLDYTKEASIDRLGEIGQALFPNVSYTKKEGADVLIEAIKQLCIDLEIPNLQSWGIDRQLFYAAVEKMAADAIQSGSPANHPIVPTAEEVIQLYYTCYEYEFESALYKK; encoded by the coding sequence GTGGCAATTTATGAATTACTTGTACCACGCACGGTTTTATATGGAGAAGGATCATTTTCTAAAATTGGAGAACAGGCTGCACTGCTTGGGACAAAGGCATTGCTTATAAGTGATGACGTTATGGCGAAAGCAGGCAATGTAGAAGCTTGCCGTCGTTACTTAGCAGAAGCTGGCATGGACTGTGCCGTGTATACAGGCGTAAATTCAGAGCCAACGGATATTCATCTAGATGAAGCGCTTGCCGTATGCAAAATGGAGCAGTGCGATGTGGTTATTGCTTTAGGGGGAGGCAGCTGTATCGATACTGGGAAAGCGGTTGCCGTGATGATGACTAATGAAGGGCATTTACGAACGTATTTTCAAAATCAACAAGATTTTCAAGGTAGCCCTCTTCCTTTGGTTGCCGTGCCTACGACTGCCGGAACGGGCTCAGAAGTGACGAAAGCGACGGTTATTACAGACACGGCGTACGATGTAAAAATGATGCTCGCAAGGCCTCAATTATTGCCTGATACAGCCATTGTTGATCCGTTATTAACTCTATCATGTCCAAAACACGTAACGGCAGCTACAGGAATTGATGCACTCAGTCATGCGGTCGAAGCGTATTTATCTAAAAAAGCGCATCCTTTTACGGATTCACTTGCGCTTCAAGCAATTGAGTTAATCATGAAAAATATTCGTCTAGTGTACAGAAATGGAGAAAACGTTCAAGCAAGAAACGAAATGGCCTATGCTTCTATGCTTGCGGGGATGGCGTTTTCAAATTCATCCGTTGCGCTAGTGCACGGTATGTCAAGACCTATTGGCGCGTTATTCCATGTGCCGCACGGTATTTCTAACGCGATGCTCCTGCCTGCGGTTTTGGACTATACAAAAGAGGCTTCAATCGATCGTTTAGGTGAAATAGGACAAGCTCTTTTTCCGAACGTATCATATACAAAAAAAGAAGGAGCAGATGTGTTAATTGAAGCCATCAAGCAGCTTTGTATCGACTTAGAGATTCCTAATCTTCAATCGTGGGGCATTGATCGCCAGCTATTTTACGCGGCGGTTGAGAAAATGGCAGCGGATGCGATTCAAAGCGGAAGTCCTGCTAATCATCCGATCGTACCGACGGCAGAAGAAGTTATTCAGCTTTATTACACGTGCTATGAATATGAGTTTGAGTCTGCACTTTATAAAAAATAA
- a CDS encoding ABC transporter permease produces MKNIMWLVTNMLRNMLLRNKRTLVLVIGLPIAGILMSVLIYGNTAGTSVNIGVVNHDSTDISKDTVQFLKGLHKTNVKMLTDKEVDHEITSKKVDAVITFEKGFFESVKANKPDHITITSIKGAEVTSFIKSYLYQYIDNISALNQAAEGDDAAFKQMYENYQKAPFHVSTHALEDKGTDQNIVKQTIGYLIMFMLFSAVNLSALITKEKEQRTYFRLLASPVSARQYVISNVMTNMILLTLQVMITLVCITTLFHVDMNIPVWQLFFILVLFGLVAIGLSLVIIAFTESSKAANGLQTLIITPTCLLSGCFFPPEFMPDVMQKIADFLPQTWVLSTLKSVQQGADLSSLWLNISILLAFALVFFLLSIYKLNRNNTVQKFI; encoded by the coding sequence ATGAAAAATATCATGTGGCTTGTCACAAATATGCTGAGAAATATGCTGCTTAGAAACAAAAGGACGCTTGTACTTGTTATTGGTTTGCCTATTGCAGGTATTTTGATGTCCGTTCTTATTTATGGAAATACAGCAGGGACTTCGGTGAATATCGGAGTTGTCAATCACGACTCAACGGATATCTCAAAAGACACCGTTCAGTTTTTAAAAGGTCTGCATAAAACAAATGTTAAAATGCTCACTGACAAAGAAGTGGATCATGAGATTACGTCAAAGAAAGTTGATGCTGTTATTACTTTTGAAAAAGGGTTTTTTGAAAGCGTCAAAGCGAACAAACCAGATCATATTACGATTACTTCGATAAAAGGAGCAGAAGTAACGAGCTTTATTAAGTCTTATTTGTATCAATATATTGATAATATTTCTGCACTGAATCAAGCTGCTGAAGGCGACGATGCTGCGTTTAAACAAATGTATGAGAATTATCAAAAAGCGCCATTCCACGTCTCTACGCACGCCCTTGAAGACAAAGGAACCGATCAAAATATTGTCAAGCAGACAATTGGGTATTTAATTATGTTTATGCTTTTTTCTGCCGTAAATCTATCGGCTCTTATCACAAAAGAAAAAGAGCAGCGCACGTATTTTAGACTGCTAGCTTCGCCAGTTAGCGCAAGGCAATACGTGATATCTAATGTTATGACAAATATGATTTTATTAACTTTGCAAGTAATGATTACACTTGTTTGTATTACAACTCTTTTTCACGTAGATATGAACATTCCCGTGTGGCAGCTGTTTTTCATTTTAGTTTTGTTTGGTCTAGTAGCCATCGGCTTGTCTCTTGTAATTATCGCTTTTACAGAAAGTTCAAAAGCAGCGAATGGTCTTCAGACGCTTATCATCACGCCAACTTGTTTACTGTCCGGCTGCTTTTTCCCGCCTGAATTTATGCCGGATGTGATGCAGAAAATAGCCGACTTTCTTCCTCAAACGTGGGTATTAAGTACGTTAAAAAGTGTTCAACAAGGAGCTGATTTAAGCAGCCTATGGTTAAATATTAGCATTTTACTAGCTTTTGCACTTGTTTTTTTCCTGCTATCGATTTATAAATTAAATCGAAATAATACTGTTCAAAAGTTTATTTAA
- a CDS encoding ABC transporter permease has protein sequence MNIIAIALKEMKSDLRDKRAFIFMILFPLALVLILGTALSQAFNNDMTIDDSYVLYKIDTSNEQSAAFKQFAAHAEKSGIHFKALKKDQDGKKEVKEQHYTAYVEVKDGGINLYGNEENSIEFNVVQGMLSTFVDKYNVAMEVAKVNPQQVENLLRASKHDYIQETSLHSQKQPNSIDYYAISMTTMIVLYGSISASYLIRGERMRNTANRLVAAPIKTAEIFVGKILGTVLVHAICVLVVIMSTKYFFDANWGDHLLLVLVMLVSQILFAISFGLGVSYLTKTEAASRAIIMVVIQVSCIVGGTYFQNGSGEGFVNVSPLTWMNNGLIKLIYTNDIGASLSVIGLNVGFSILFLGTAIVLLRKREGL, from the coding sequence ATGAATATTATTGCAATTGCTTTGAAAGAAATGAAAAGTGATCTGCGAGATAAGCGTGCATTTATCTTTATGATTCTTTTTCCGCTAGCTCTTGTCCTTATTTTAGGAACAGCTTTGTCCCAAGCCTTTAATAACGACATGACGATAGACGATAGCTATGTTCTCTATAAAATCGATACGAGTAATGAACAATCTGCCGCATTTAAGCAGTTTGCTGCACATGCAGAAAAATCGGGCATTCACTTTAAAGCGCTGAAAAAAGATCAAGATGGAAAAAAAGAAGTAAAAGAGCAGCATTATACAGCTTATGTAGAAGTGAAAGACGGAGGCATTAATCTCTACGGAAATGAAGAAAACAGCATTGAATTTAACGTGGTGCAAGGTATGTTAAGTACATTTGTTGATAAGTATAACGTGGCTATGGAAGTGGCCAAAGTAAATCCTCAGCAAGTCGAGAACCTGCTGCGTGCGTCTAAGCATGACTATATTCAAGAAACATCCCTTCATTCTCAAAAACAGCCAAATTCAATAGACTACTACGCTATTTCAATGACAACCATGATTGTTTTGTACGGATCTATCTCAGCGAGTTATTTAATTAGAGGAGAGCGTATGCGAAATACGGCCAATCGATTAGTAGCCGCACCGATTAAAACCGCTGAAATTTTTGTCGGGAAAATTTTAGGCACTGTTTTGGTTCACGCTATTTGTGTATTAGTGGTCATTATGTCGACTAAATATTTTTTTGATGCGAATTGGGGAGATCATTTACTCTTAGTACTCGTAATGTTAGTATCTCAGATTCTTTTTGCCATTAGCTTTGGATTAGGAGTTAGCTACCTTACGAAGACGGAAGCGGCGTCAAGAGCAATTATTATGGTTGTGATTCAAGTGTCGTGTATTGTGGGAGGAACCTATTTTCAAAATGGATCTGGAGAAGGCTTCGTCAATGTATCACCTTTAACCTGGATGAATAATGGACTTATTAAATTGATTTATACAAATGATATCGGCGCTTCTCTTTCAGTTATCGGGTTGAATGTAGGCTTCTCTATTTTATTCTTGGGCACAGCCATTGTGCTTTTGAGAAAAAGAGAGGGGTTATAA
- a CDS encoding ABC transporter ATP-binding protein produces the protein MNVLSIQKLTKKFGDFIAVDNLSLQVEEGDIFGFLGTNGAGKSTTIHMVASLLQSNSGDIEVLGKNIKKHRNFAKMNIGIVPQDLAIYEDLTAYENVKFFAGLYGLRGSLLSERVEEALAFVGLLDKQKAYPKSFSGGMKRRLNIACAIAHRPKLIIMDEPTVGIDPQSRNYILTSVKKLNEMGSTIIYTSHYMEEVEEVCTKIAIIDHGKIIAEGTKEQLKAIITDTKDIWIEVKEADDIDCSGLKEIPGVTAVTYEDGIIKINSSAEVNNLNKVIHYLMTHHIEIKAVKEQAPNLETVFLTLTGRSLRDL, from the coding sequence ATGAACGTATTATCCATTCAAAAATTAACAAAGAAATTTGGAGATTTTATTGCGGTAGATAATTTATCTTTACAAGTAGAAGAAGGAGATATATTTGGGTTTTTAGGAACAAACGGAGCAGGAAAAAGCACAACGATTCATATGGTAGCTAGTCTTCTTCAAAGCAACAGCGGCGATATTGAAGTACTTGGGAAAAATATAAAGAAACACCGAAATTTCGCAAAGATGAACATCGGAATTGTTCCGCAGGACTTAGCGATTTATGAAGATTTGACAGCCTATGAAAATGTGAAGTTTTTTGCAGGACTCTACGGATTAAGAGGATCACTTCTTAGCGAACGAGTCGAAGAAGCTTTAGCGTTTGTAGGGCTTTTAGATAAACAAAAGGCGTATCCGAAAAGCTTTTCAGGAGGAATGAAAAGAAGGTTAAATATCGCATGCGCAATTGCTCATCGCCCTAAGCTGATCATTATGGATGAACCGACGGTTGGCATTGATCCTCAGTCGCGAAATTATATTTTAACATCTGTAAAAAAGCTAAATGAAATGGGAAGCACAATCATTTATACGAGTCACTATATGGAAGAAGTAGAAGAGGTATGTACAAAAATTGCAATTATTGATCACGGCAAAATTATTGCTGAAGGAACAAAAGAGCAGCTGAAAGCGATTATCACCGATACAAAAGATATTTGGATTGAAGTAAAAGAAGCAGACGATATAGATTGCAGCGGTCTAAAGGAAATTCCAGGCGTAACAGCCGTTACGTATGAAGATGGAATCATTAAAATTAATTCAAGCGCCGAAGTGAATAACTTAAACAAGGTCATTCATTATTTAATGACGCATCATATCGAAATTAAAGCAGTTAAAGAACAAGCACCAAATTTAGAGACGGTCTTTCTGACGCTCACAGGACGCAGTCTAAGAGATTTATAA
- a CDS encoding sensor histidine kinase, with protein sequence MEVGLMMTKLILMLFLAITYIQFNYVHSISAIVLALLLYSCVNIAASIVKKSAFKRMLIAFSIVLILYCAYQLHPLFFLLLPLNLCELIGESIVKKWMVLLVLLPVLLVPSDIRALYVLVAAFTFFIYTGAAIYQKRTNNYEQKLDEMRVSMQKLQKHVNENKEYVRQSQYASKLEERNRLSQEIHDKIGHSMTGALIQMEAAKHVMKQDEEKALSLLQNAITISKEGIEEIRLTLKSIKPPAEQIGISRLKLFIGEFEAKHSIAMPLVYKGNLDLITPLQWKIIHENITEAITNALKYAEATMIAIELHVLNKMVKVEVKDNGKGAHLFQKGLGIAGMEERAASINGTVIVDGANGFSVTTLLPIGEKLHT encoded by the coding sequence ATGGAAGTCGGATTAATGATGACCAAGCTCATCCTCATGCTGTTTTTGGCTATTACGTACATTCAGTTTAATTATGTACACTCGATTTCAGCTATTGTGTTAGCACTGCTTCTTTACAGCTGTGTTAATATCGCCGCGTCTATTGTGAAAAAGAGCGCGTTCAAGCGCATGCTTATTGCTTTTTCAATTGTCCTTATTCTATATTGTGCGTATCAACTTCATCCTTTGTTTTTTCTTCTTTTGCCGCTAAACCTTTGTGAGCTTATTGGAGAATCAATCGTAAAAAAATGGATGGTGCTGCTTGTATTGCTTCCAGTGCTGCTAGTTCCCTCTGATATTAGAGCTCTGTATGTGTTAGTCGCTGCGTTTACTTTTTTTATTTACACAGGAGCAGCTATCTATCAAAAGCGGACAAACAATTATGAACAAAAGCTTGATGAAATGAGAGTAAGTATGCAAAAGCTGCAAAAGCACGTGAATGAAAATAAAGAGTATGTGAGACAGTCTCAATATGCTTCAAAATTAGAAGAGCGAAATCGACTATCGCAGGAAATTCATGATAAGATTGGTCATTCAATGACAGGAGCACTTATTCAAATGGAGGCAGCAAAGCACGTAATGAAGCAAGACGAGGAAAAAGCGCTGTCTCTTCTTCAAAATGCGATTACGATTTCGAAAGAAGGCATTGAAGAAATTAGGTTAACGTTAAAAAGTATAAAGCCTCCCGCTGAGCAAATAGGAATCAGCCGTCTTAAATTATTTATTGGTGAATTTGAGGCTAAGCATAGTATCGCAATGCCTCTTGTATACAAAGGGAATTTAGATCTTATCACGCCTCTTCAGTGGAAAATTATCCATGAAAATATAACAGAAGCTATTACGAACGCTTTGAAATATGCAGAAGCAACGATGATTGCCATTGAGCTTCACGTACTAAATAAAATGGTTAAAGTAGAAGTCAAAGACAATGGAAAAGGCGCTCACTTGTTTCAAAAAGGACTTGGCATAGCAGGAATGGAAGAGCGCGCTGCTTCCATTAACGGAACGGTGATTGTCGACGGAGCAAACGGATTTTCTGTTACCACACTGCTGCCGATAGGTGAGAAACTTCATACGTAA
- a CDS encoding response regulator has protein sequence MKITIIIADDNSFIREGMKIILNTYEEFDVVATLKDGQEAVQYCKNHSVDIALLDVRMPVMDGVEATKLISESTKAKPLILTTFDDDEYIIDAVKNGAKGYLLKNTEPERIRDAIKSVFNGHTVLQDVVLDKIKSSLNAATERESKADMTQFTERETSIMTLIAKGLSNKEISKTLFISEGTVANYISSILSKTGLEHRTQIAIYYLTGKGK, from the coding sequence ATGAAAATTACTATTATTATTGCAGATGATAATTCGTTTATTCGAGAAGGAATGAAAATTATATTAAATACATACGAGGAATTCGACGTTGTCGCTACTTTAAAAGATGGTCAAGAAGCCGTTCAATATTGCAAGAATCACTCCGTCGATATTGCATTGTTAGATGTAAGAATGCCTGTTATGGACGGTGTAGAGGCTACAAAGCTTATTTCAGAGTCAACGAAAGCAAAGCCGCTTATTTTAACTACGTTTGATGACGATGAATATATTATTGATGCTGTAAAAAACGGAGCTAAAGGCTACTTGTTAAAAAATACAGAGCCAGAGCGCATTCGAGACGCAATCAAAAGCGTGTTCAACGGACATACGGTGCTGCAAGATGTTGTGCTTGATAAAATCAAATCGAGTTTAAACGCTGCAACTGAGCGCGAGTCAAAAGCGGATATGACACAGTTTACCGAGCGTGAAACAAGCATTATGACACTGATTGCCAAGGGGCTTTCAAATAAAGAAATCTCTAAAACCCTTTTTATTTCAGAAGGTACCGTAGCAAACTATATTAGTTCGATTTTAAGTAAAACGGGACTTGAGCACCGTACTCAAATTGCTATTTACTATTTAACCGGTAAAGGGAAGTAG
- a CDS encoding Zn-dependent hydrolase: MQRQKVAVNGERLKNTLERFADYGRTPNNGVTRLALSEEDRLARDYFCSCCRDLGMDIKIDDLGCIYATLEGLEDKPPVVIGSHMDSVKKGGRFDGILGVVAGLELVRTLVEHNIKPKVPIMIVNFTNEEGARFEPSMMASGILSGKFQKDVMMKKTDVDGVTFKQALQSCGYEGDRSNRLTEASAFVELHIEQGPILEREAKSIGVVECVLGMVCYEIEVTGESDHAGTTPMDMRKDALFATNNLIAEARHELGRLDSNLVYTMGRMNVLPNIHTVIPNKVIFSLEARHTDEDVIASVEKIIQSLPDQAELLEGCEVRVTKLWGRDTVWFDKTVCDEVEESVRSLGYSYKRMVSGAGHDAQFLASYIPTAMIFIPSVNGKSHCEEEFTPWEECEKGVNVLLETVIKLAQK, from the coding sequence TTGCAACGACAAAAAGTAGCAGTGAATGGAGAAAGGTTAAAAAATACGCTTGAACGATTTGCCGATTATGGACGAACACCTAATAACGGTGTAACCCGCCTAGCGCTGTCAGAAGAAGATCGCCTAGCACGAGATTATTTTTGCTCATGCTGCCGGGATCTTGGAATGGATATTAAAATCGATGACCTTGGATGTATTTACGCCACGCTTGAAGGACTAGAAGATAAGCCGCCTGTTGTGATTGGCTCACACATGGACAGCGTAAAAAAAGGCGGAAGGTTTGATGGAATCCTCGGTGTAGTTGCAGGGTTAGAGTTAGTAAGGACGCTGGTTGAACATAATATTAAGCCGAAGGTGCCGATTATGATTGTTAACTTTACGAATGAAGAAGGAGCGCGTTTTGAGCCTTCTATGATGGCTTCAGGTATTTTATCGGGCAAGTTTCAAAAAGACGTTATGATGAAGAAGACAGATGTTGACGGCGTGACGTTTAAGCAAGCCCTTCAATCATGCGGATATGAAGGCGATAGAAGTAACCGTCTTACTGAAGCATCGGCATTTGTAGAATTACATATTGAGCAAGGGCCTATTTTAGAAAGAGAAGCCAAATCAATTGGTGTAGTCGAGTGCGTGCTCGGAATGGTATGCTATGAAATTGAAGTTACGGGGGAGTCAGATCACGCCGGTACGACGCCGATGGATATGCGGAAAGATGCGCTATTTGCAACTAATAACCTGATTGCTGAAGCTCGTCATGAGCTCGGCAGATTGGATTCAAATTTAGTCTATACAATGGGGCGTATGAACGTACTGCCTAATATTCATACCGTTATTCCAAATAAAGTGATTTTTTCGCTTGAAGCGAGACATACGGATGAAGATGTCATTGCATCCGTGGAAAAAATTATTCAATCACTGCCTGATCAAGCGGAGCTGTTAGAAGGGTGCGAAGTGCGGGTGACCAAGCTTTGGGGACGCGATACCGTGTGGTTTGATAAAACGGTTTGTGATGAAGTGGAAGAGTCGGTTCGTTCGCTAGGGTATTCCTACAAGCGAATGGTCAGCGGAGCTGGACATGACGCACAGTTTTTAGCTAGCTATATTCCGACGGCTATGATTTTTATTCCGAGCGTAAACGGAAAAAGTCATTGTGAAGAAGAGTTCACTCCTTGGGAAGAATGCGAAAAAGGTGTAAACGTACTTTTAGAGACGGTGATTAAGTTAGCTCAGAAGTAA
- a CDS encoding IseA DL-endopeptidase inhibitor family protein, producing the protein MEMKKFGIILASLALFFSLSTGVTAQAASQNLSTTNAVKIAANASNHFWNALHGSKGNLCTQKTFNYKGTQYSYLCQDFNTKSKLVSYLSETFTNSAIQKGLTNYRYITYNGKLARPVGDGFSMLEWNKAKAKLTYQRADVRSYQFTVPTVDGGSVKRTVTFYKSGSQWKVNKFDAVL; encoded by the coding sequence ATGGAAATGAAAAAATTTGGAATAATCTTAGCATCACTTGCTCTTTTCTTTTCACTAAGCACAGGAGTTACAGCTCAAGCAGCATCACAAAATCTATCAACGACTAATGCGGTAAAAATTGCAGCAAACGCAAGCAACCATTTCTGGAATGCACTTCATGGATCTAAAGGTAATTTATGTACTCAAAAAACATTTAATTATAAAGGCACTCAGTACTCATATCTTTGTCAAGATTTTAATACAAAAAGCAAACTAGTAAGCTACTTATCTGAAACGTTTACAAACAGTGCTATTCAAAAAGGATTAACAAATTATCGCTACATCACATATAACGGAAAGCTTGCTCGTCCTGTCGGTGACGGATTCAGCATGCTAGAGTGGAACAAAGCAAAAGCAAAACTAACTTATCAGCGCGCCGATGTTCGCTCTTATCAATTTACGGTTCCAACAGTTGACGGAGGAAGTGTAAAACGCACCGTTACATTTTATAAATCTGGTTCACAGTGGAAAGTAAATAAGTTTGATGCTGTACTATAA